The following are encoded together in the Peromyscus leucopus breed LL Stock chromosome 1, UCI_PerLeu_2.1, whole genome shotgun sequence genome:
- the Polr2i gene encoding DNA-directed RNA polymerase II subunit RPB9 isoform X2, producing the protein MEPDGTYEPGFVGIRFCQECNNMLYPKEDKENRILLYACRNCDYQQEADNSCIYVNKITHEVDELTQIIADVSQDPTLPRTEDHPCQKCGHKEAVFFQSHSARAEDAMRLYYVCTAPHCGHRWTE; encoded by the exons ATGGAACCCGACGGGACCTACGAGCCCGGCTTCGTGGGTATTCGATTCTGCCAGGAATG tAATAACATGCTGTACCCCAAGGAGGACAAGGAGAACCGCATTCTGCTGTACGCG TGCCGGAACTGTGACTACCAGCAGGAAGCCGACAACAGCTGCATCTACGTCAACAAAATCACGCACGAAGTGGA CGAACTGACCCAGATCATCGCAGACGTGTCGCAGGACCCCACGTTGCCGCGGACGGAGGACCACCCCTGCCAGAAGTG TGGCCACAAGGAGGCAGTGTTCTTCCAGTCACACAGTGCCCGAGCTGAGG ATGCCATGCGCTTGTACTATGTGTGTACTGCCCCACACTGCGGCCACCGCTGGACTGAATGA
- the Ovol3 gene encoding putative transcription factor ovo-like protein 3, whose amino-acid sequence MPRVFLVRSRRPQPPDWSHLPDQLRGDAYIPDCSSLNVPPAHRSPGLRDTWTVSSQGTLTSAPRAPGTLGCPLCPKAFPLQRMLTRHLKCHSPARRHVCHCCGKGFHDAFDLKRHMRTHTGIRPFRCGACGKAFTQRCSLEAHLAKVHGQPASYAYRERREKLHVCEDCGFTSSRPDAYAQHRTLHRTA is encoded by the exons ATGCCCCGGGTCTTCCTTGTGAGGAGTCGGCGTCCACAACCCCCTGATTGGAGCCATCTGCCTGACCAGCTCCGGGGCGATGCCTACATCCCAG ACTGCAGCAGCCTGAACGTGCCACCAGCGCACAGATCTCCCGGTCTGCGAGACACGTGGACAGTG TCCTCACAGGGAACACTGACCTCTGCTCCCAGGGCCCCGGGAACACTTGGCTGCCCACTTTGCCCCAAGGCCTTCCCATTGCAGCGCATGCTGACTCGGCACCTCAAATGTCATAGCCCAGCACGGCGCCACGTGTGCCATTGCTGTGGTAAGGGCTTTCACGATGCCTTCGATCTCAAGCGCCACATGAGGACTCACACTG GCATACGGCCATTCCGCTGTGGAGCTTGTGGAAAAGCTTTCACACAGCGCTGCTCCCTTGAAGCTCATCTTGCCAAGGTGCACGGGCAGCCAGCCAGCTACGCTTATCGGGAGCGCAGAGAGAAGCTGCACGTGTGCGAAGACTGCGGCTTCACCAGCTCTCGGCCTGATGCTTACGCGCAGCATCGCACGCTACACCGCACAGCCTGA
- the Polr2i gene encoding DNA-directed RNA polymerase II subunit RPB9 isoform X1: MEPDGTYEPGFVGIRFCQECNNMLYPKEDKENRILLYACRNCDYQQEADNSCIYVNKITHEVDELTQIIADVSQDPTLPRTEDHPCQKCGHKEAVFFQSHSARAEDAMRLYYVCTAPHCGHRWTE, encoded by the exons ATGGAACCCGACGGGACCTACGAGCCCGGCTTCGTGGGTATTCGATTCTGCCAGGAATG tAATAACATGCTGTACCCCAAGGAGGACAAGGAGAACCGCATTCTGCTGTACGCG TGCCGGAACTGTGACTACCAGCAGGAAGCCGACAACAGCTGCATCTACGTCAACAAAATCACGCACGAAGTGGA CGAACTGACCCAGATCATCGCAGACGTGTCGCAGGACCCCACGTTGCCGCGGACGGAGGACCACCCCTGCCAGAA GTGTGGCCACAAGGAGGCAGTGTTCTTCCAGTCACACAGTGCCCGAGCTGAG GATGCCATGCGCTTGTACTATGTGTGTACTGCCCCACACTGCGGCCACCGCTGGACTGAATGA
- the Tbcb gene encoding tubulin-folding cofactor B encodes MEVTGVSAPTVTVFISSSLNSFRSEKRYSRSLTIAEFKCKLQLVVGSPASCMELELYGADDKFYSKLDQDDALLGSYPVDDGCRIHVIDHSGIRLGEYEDVSTVEKYEMSSEAYDRRQNTVRSFMKRSKVGPYNEELRAQQEAEAAQRLSEEKTQASAISVGSRCEVQAPGQSPRRGTVMYVGLTDFKPGYWVGVRYDEPLGKNDGSVNGKRYFECQAKYGAFVKPALVTVGEFPEEDYGLDEM; translated from the exons ATGGAGGTGACGGGGGTGTCAGCGCCCACGGTGACGGTTTTCATCAGCAGCTCCCTCAACAGCTTCCGCTCGGAGAAGCGGTACAGCCGGAGCCTCACCATCGCAGAGTTCAAG TGTAAACTACAACTGGTGGTGGGCAGCCCTGCTTCCTGCATGGAGCTGGAGCTGTATGGAGCTGATGACAAGTTCTACAGCAAGTTGGATCAAGACGATGCACTGCTGGGCTCCTATCCTGTAGATGATGGCTGCCGCATCCAT GTCATTGACCACAGTGGCATCCGGCTTGGAGAGTATGAAGACGTGTCCACGGTGGAGAAATACGAAATGTCATCAGAAGCTTATGACCGGAGACAAA ACACAGTTCGATCCTTCATGAAGCGCAGCAAGGTAGGCCCATACAATGAGGAACTTCGGGCCCAGCAGGAGGCGGAAGCCGCCCAGCGCCTCAGCGAGGAGAAGACCCAAGCCAGCGCCATTTCTGTGGGTAGCCGCTGTGAGGTGCAGGCACCTGGCCAGTCCCCGCGCCGGGGCACTGTcatgtatgtag GACTCACAGATTTCAAGCCAGGCTACTGGGTTGGCGTCAGATACGATGAGCCGCTAGGGAAAAACGATGGCAG TGTGAACGGGAAACGCTACTTTGAATGCCAGGCCAAGTATGGGGCCTTTGTCAAGCCGGCTCTCGTCACCGTGGGAGAGTTCCCAGAGGAGGACTACGGGCTGGATGAGATGTGA